GTGACATTGATCCCCGGATTGGCGGTGAAGTTCTCCAGGCTGTTGGAGAACAGGGAAAATCCGGCGTTGCAGAAAGCGGAAACCGCGTGGAATAACGAACTGAAAAGGCGTTGGGGTCCGTCCAGATGGTGAAATTGGAAATAGAGTACCACGGCGCCCACGGTTTCCAGAATCAGGGTAAAAAGAAAAATGCGCTTGACAATACCGCGGATATTGCGTGCGGATCCGGTGGTAAAATCAGAGACAATCAGGGTTTGGTCCGTAAAGGAGATGGTGCGTCCCAGCAGCAGGATGATGAGGGTGGAGAAACTCATGAAACCCAGGCCACCCAACTGGATGAGCAGCAGGATTACGGCTTGTCCGAAAGGGGTGAGGTCTTTGGCCGTGTCCCGCACGATGAGTCCCGTGACCGTGACCGCGGATGTGGCGGTAAAGAGCGCGTCTTCCAGGGGCAATGACTGGGCATGCGTGGATATGGGCAGGCGCAGCAGCAGGGTGCCGACCATGATGACGCACACGAAACTGGAAACAATGACAAAGGCGACATTGCGATTCATCTGGGGATTCCGATGCGGGAAAACGGCCAGTAGCTGAGCACGACTTTTCCCAGGATGCGGGTAACGGGAACGGGACCGAACGTACGCGAATCATGGCTGTGGTTCAGATTGTCTCCCAGGACAAACACATGCCGGCGCGGAATGGTGATATTCATGAACGGGGTGCAGGATCCTGCCGTCCAGGTTGAGATCCGTTTCTTGTTGACAAAAATTCCATGATTGCTGATGGAGAAGCGGTCACCCGGCAGGGCCGCTACACGTTTGACCAGGTAGGTGGTGGGACAATGCGGATGGTTGAATACAACCAGGTCCGAGCGTCGCAAATCCCACCGCGCAAGCAGGGGGCTGATAATCAGGCGTTGGTGGGGAGCCAGTGAGGGAACCATGGAGATGCCTTCCACGCGCACCGGCGAGGCCACCAGGTTGAACAGCAACATGCTGGAAAGCGCGGCTATGCCGATGCCTGCCAAAGCGGGGCGGATGACGGGATACATGGAATGGAACCACATCGGCCTCATTCTATGCCAACATCGCCGGGGGTGTCAAGGCAGTCCCCGCCTTGCGGCGGGGACTGAGTTGGAGAGTTGGAGAGGGAAATCAAATTGGTCATTGGGTAACCGGGAGTGCTTGTCATTTACTCGCTACGCTCGTGTCATCAGCTTGCTTCGCAAGCGTCATTGGGGAATGAAACCCGAAACCCCAAATTCTAAATCCCAAACAAATTCA
This window of the Candidatus Aminicenantes bacterium genome carries:
- the lepB gene encoding signal peptidase I, whose protein sequence is MRPMWFHSMYPVIRPALAGIGIAALSSMLLFNLVASPVRVEGISMVPSLAPHQRLIISPLLARWDLRRSDLVVFNHPHCPTTYLVKRVAALPGDRFSISNHGIFVNKKRISTWTAGSCTPFMNITIPRRHVFVLGDNLNHSHDSRTFGPVPVTRILGKVVLSYWPFSRIGIPR